A genomic window from Silene latifolia isolate original U9 population chromosome Y, ASM4854445v1, whole genome shotgun sequence includes:
- the LOC141627488 gene encoding uncharacterized protein LOC141627488, which yields MVSVSSSLDMEDVRAGKLLVSSPQDRVAGMVEKMTETVSCPLSLCSEIEGNENNLLSHPVLPGCCGLNSSPDVPMKSDNGSAPDEASNGTQVCDSSSSTTSKLPQFRFTNKKRSHNTLHLSSQDYDSLLHGTHLGFYHPRSMSFMRVRTLPSKIIQMGTPHDKAHGTAEVPTSSPTPENSLHFGNIEPESVVLVKEEADVQVDKKTRLNSDSPYPTKISSIQFEFAAVRKLSLIREGPILHRYRAKDPMGCVSAMSKKRFMFSASFCRYARTSVAVMRRKWIYVHLIEFDAHYHPPFKKIRLVSSLGFTSTVSSVTSFGAPYAPSFVF from the coding sequence ATGGTAAGCGTGTCGTCATCCTTAGATATGGAAGATGTTCGAGCAGGGAAACTATTGGTTTCTTCTCCACAAGATCGGGTTGCTGGAATGGTGGAGAAGATGACTGAAACTGTATCTTGTCCTTTGTCGTTATGTTCCGAAATTGAAGGAAATGAAAATAATCTCTTGTCGCATCCGGTTTTGCCTGGTTGTTGTGGTCTTAATAGTTCCCCGGATGTGCCTATGAAGTCTGATAATGGCAGTGCGCCTGATGAGGCATCGAATGGTACTCAGGTCTGTGATTCTTCCTCCTCCACTACCTCAAAACTTCCTCAGTTCCGCTTCACCAACAAGAAGCGATCTCATAATACGCTACATTTATCATCTCAAGATTATGATAGTTTGTTACATGGCACACATTTGGGATTCTACCACCCAAGGTCCATGTCTTTTATGAGGGTTCGTACCCTCCCCTCTAAAATCATCCAGATGGGAACTCCCCATGACAAAGCTCATGGGACAGCAGAAGTTCCCACCTCTTCTCCTACACCGGAGAACTCTTTACACTTTGGTAATATTGAACCTGAAAGTGTTGTGTTAGTTAAGGAGGAGGCTGACGTACAGGTTGATAAGAAGACCCGACTTAATTCAGACTCTCCCTATCCTACTAAGATTTCATCGATCCAGTTTGAATTCGCTGCGGTCAGAAAGCTTTCTCTTATCAGAGAGGGACCTATTTTGCATCGATACCGCGCTAAAGACCCCATGGGTTGTGTTTCAGCCATGTCAAAGAAAAGATTTATGTTTTCTGCTTCTTTTTGCAGGTACGCACGGACTTCTGTTGCTGTTATGAGGAGGAAGTGGATTTATGTCCACCTTATCGAGTTTGACGCTCATTACCATCCACCGTTCAAGAAAATTCGCCTTGTTTCTTCACTTGGATTTACTTCTACTGTTTCTTCTGTTACTAGTTTTGGGGCTCCTTATGCCCCTTCGTTTGTATTTTGA